One Fusarium poae strain DAOMC 252244 chromosome 4, whole genome shotgun sequence DNA window includes the following coding sequences:
- a CDS encoding hypothetical protein (TransMembrane:5 (o260-279i291-313o366-386i407-427o439-458i)~BUSCO:14748at5125): MARISVVTGLPPTAGSAPEKTPKLMSRDDVEALIAEGKHITVFHNQVIKMDAWMPYHPGGDKAMLHLVGKDASDEIDALHSYETRQHVLRYRIGRVEGTWENLLPPIQGGDYRTREEIERANLEGNSSKDQDSSVPSTRVPSPVFDEEGAEDIRQRKGDNKKKGGARAPSVSSASSLDEPEMDGMSYLDTITRQHISLDLDKYPPPDKDTQARIAAKYRELHQKVYDSGHYDCNYKAYGIEFLRYIALAISSAVCLHYEWYAVSAFLLGALWHQLSFTVHDAGHMGITHNYLIDSCIGALIADFIGGLSIGWWKRNHNVHHVVTNAPEHDPDIEHMPLFAVSHRLLGSLRSTYYERVMSYDAVAKLLLRIQAWTYYPLLSLARFNLYRLSWDFLLMGRGPKKGPALAIWWLEITGQVFFWTWFGYGLVYNMLPDNWTRFYFVMISNITASPLHVQIVLSHFAMSTVELGPQESFPQRQLRTTMDIDCPEWLDFFHGGLQFQVIHHLFPRVPRHNLRATQKLVQDFCNEVNIPYALYGFANGNQQVIGRLAEVSRQAAILAKCQQSIQNGDLSRH; the protein is encoded by the exons ATGGCGCGTATCTCTGTTGTTACGGGCCTGCCGCCCACGGCTGGCAGCGCGCCGGAAAAAACACCAAAGCTCATGTCTCGAGATGATGTAGAGGCTCTGATTGCCGAAGGCAAGCATATCACTGTCTTTCACAACCAAGTAATCAAGATGGATGCCTGGATGCCATACCATCCAGGTGGCGATAAGGCCATGCTTCACCTCGTTGGTAAAGACGCCTCGGACGAAATTGATGC CCTTCACAGTTACGAAACTCGACAGCACGTACTGCGCTATCGCATAGGTCGAGTCGAAGGTACTTGGGAGAACTTGCTACCCCCTATCCAAGGCGGCGACTATCGTACGCGGGAAGAGATCGAACGAGCCAATTTAGAGGGCAATTCCAGCAAGGATCAAGACTCAAGTGTGCCATCGACTCGTGTTCCATCCCCGGTATTCGACGAGGAAGGTGCAGAAGACATTCGGCAGAGAAAGGGGGATAACAAGAAAAAGGGCGGGGCACGAGCACCTTCGGTATCATCTGCCTCCAGTTTGGATGAGCCTGAGATGGACGGCATGTCGTACCTGGATACAATCACTCGTCAACATATCAGCCTCGATCTTGACAAATACCCTCCTCCTGACAAAGATACACAAGCTAGAATCGCTGCCAAATACCGCGAGCTTCACCAAAAAGTTTACGATTCTGGACATTACGACTGTAACTACAAAGCTTATGGAATTGAATTCCTTCGCTACATCGCATTGGCTATCAGCTCAGCGGTCTGTCTACACTATGAGTGGTATGCCGTCAGCGCTTTCCTATTGGGCGCCCTTTGGCATCAACTGTCATTCACTGTTCATGATGCTGGCCATATGGGTATAACCCATAACTACCTCATCGACTCTTGCATTGGAGCTCTTATCGCCGACTTCATAGGAGGCCTGTCAATAGGTTGGTGGAAGCGGAATCACAACGTGCACCACGTTGTTACTAACGCCCCGGAACATGACCCTGATATTGAGCACATGCCTCTTTTTGCCGTTTCCCACCGTCTGCTCGGCAGCCTGAGGTCGACATACTACGAACGAGTAATGTCTTATGACGCTGTGGCTAAGTTGCTTCTAAGAATTCAGGCCTGGACCTACTATCCCCTGCTTTCTCTTGCCCGTTTCAACCTCTACCGGCTATCTTGGGACTTTCTTCTCATGGGTCGAGGTCCCAAGAAGGGCCCTGCGCTGGCTATTTGGTGGCTTGAAATCACCGGACAGGTCTTCTTTTGGACGTGGTTCGGTTATGGCCTCGTCTACAACATGCTTCCAGACAACTGGACTCGGTTCTACTTTGTCATGATAAGCAATATTACTGCGTCACCCCTGCATGTTCAGATTGTGCTGTCTCACTTCGCGATGAGCACTGTTGAGTTGGGGCCCCAGGAGTCCTTTCCTCAGAGACAGCTTCGAACGACCATGGACATCGATTGCCCTGAGTGGCTTGATTTCTTCCATGGTGGCCTGCAGTTCCAAGTCATTCACCATCTCTTTCCCCGTGTGCCTCGTCATAACCTGCGTGCCACACAGAAACTCGTTCAGGACTTTTGTAACGAAGTCAACATCCCTTACGCTCTTTACGGGTTCGCCAACGGTAACCAGCAAGTGATTGGAAGACTAGCCGAGGTTTCCCGGCAAGCGGCCATTCTTGCCAAATGCCAGCAATCAATCCAGAATGGCGATCTTTCTCGCCACTAG
- the LPD1 gene encoding dihydrolipoamide dehydrogenase precursor (BUSCO:19905at5125) translates to MLSSRLISRAIARPAFQRSTLPSVVASPSLSRWSRGYASAAEEKDLVVIGGGVAGYVAAIKAGQEGMKVTCIEKRGSLGGTCLNVGCIPSKSLLNNSHLYHQILHDTKHRGIEVGDVKLNLANFMKAKETSVSGLTKGIEYLFKKNGVEYIKGAGSFVNEHEVKVDLNEGGETSVRGKNILIATGSEATPFPGLEIDEKRVITSTGAIALEEVPKTMTVIGGGIIGLEMASVWSRLGSKVTIVEFLGQIGGPGMDSEIAKNTQKILKKQGLEFKLNTKVVSGDKSGDKVKLEIDSAKGGKSESIESDVVLVAIGRRPYTAGLGLENIGLEADDRGRVVIDSEYRTKIPHIRCVGDCTFGPMLAHKAEEEAVAVVEYIKKGYGHVNYGAIPSVMYTHPEVAWVGQSEQDLKNQNIPYRVGSFPFAANSRAKTNLDTEGMVKMLADPETDRILGVHIIGPNAGEMIAEGTLALEYGASSEDIARTCHAHPTLAEAFKEAAMATHAKAIHY, encoded by the exons ATGCTTTCCAGTCGCTTAATATCACGAGCTATTGCTCGTCCTGCCTTCCAGAGGTCTAC GCTCCCCAGCGTCGTCGCTTCCCCTTCGCTGTCGCGATGGAGCCGCGGATATGCCTCTGCAGCTG AGGAGAAAGATCTCGTTGTCATCGGTGGTGGCGTTGCTGGCTACGTTGCCGCTATCAAGGCTGGACAAGAGGGCATGAAG GTCACTTGCATTGAGAAGCGTGGCTCTCTCGGCGGTACTTGCTTAAACGTCGGTTGCATTCCTTCAAAGTCCCTTCTCAACAACTCGCATCTTTACCACCAGATTCTCCACGACACCAAGCACCGCGGTATCGAGGTTGGCGATGTCAAGCTTAACTTGGCCAACTTcatgaaggccaaggagactTCCGTCTCTGGTCTTACCAAGGGTATTGAGTACctcttcaagaagaatgGAGTTGAGTACATCAAGGGTGCTGGCTCTTTCGTCAACGAGCACGAGGTCAAGGTTGATCTCAACGAGGGCGGTGAGACTAGTGTTCGTGGTAAGAACATTCTGATTGCTACTGGATCTGAGGCTACTCCTTTCCCTGGTCTTGAGATTGACGAGAAGCGCGTCATTACCAGCACTGGTGCTATTGCCCTTGAGGAGGTCCCCAAGACCATGACCGTCATTGGTGGTGGTATTATCGGTCTCGAGATGGCCTCCGTCTGGTCGCGACTCGGATCCAAGGTCACTATTGTTGAGTTCCTCGGCCAAATTGGTGGCCCCGGCATGGACTCTGAGATCGCCAAGAACACTCAAAAGATCCTCAAGAAGCAGGGTCTCGAGTTCAAGCTCAACACCAAGGTTGTTAGCGGTGACAAGTCTGGCGACAAGGTCAAGCTCGAGATTGACTCCGCTAAGGGTGGCAAGTCCGAGTCT ATCGAGTCTGATGTTGTCCTCGTTGCTATTGGTCGACGACCCTACACCGCTGGCCTTGGCCTCGAGAACATTGGCCTCGAGGCTGACGACCGTGGCCGTGTCGTGATCGACTCCGAGTACCGAACCAAGATCCCCCACATCCGATGTGTTGGCGACTGCACCTTTGGTCCTATGCTTGCTCAcaaggctgaggaggaggccgttgctgttgttgagtACATCAAGAAGGGATACGGCCACGTCAACTATGGCGCCATTCCCTCAGTCATGTATACTCACCCCGAGGTTGCTTGGGTTGGTCAGAGCGAGCAGGACCTCAAGAACCAGAACATCCCCTACCGAGTAGGAAGCTTCCCTTTCGCCGCCAACTCCCGAGCCAAGACCAATCTCGACACTGAGGgtatggtcaagatgcttgCTGATCCCGAGACCGACCGTATTCTCGGAGTCCACATCATCGGCCCCAACGCCGGTGAGATGATTGCTGAGGGCACTCTGGCCCTCGAATACGGTGCTTCTAGCGAGGACATTGCCCGAACTTGCCACGCCCACCCCACACTCGCCGAGGCTTTCAAGGAGGCTGCCATGGCCACTCACGCCAAGGCCATTCACTACTAA
- a CDS encoding hypothetical protein (TransMembrane:3 (o441-460i749-769o775-791i)): MTSAPELQQKLFKRMGLDVPEYKPSKNGRPKPGQLTRKEQRKAQRVQKKSHTYARSAHERSQPTNHAQRKLSGPQRNPPVKKPQPRPSKKISEDEEDEDDHTGGMSLDDDDDDDDDDLNDLMDENEDEDEDEGDIEMASPPTSTNKGVSKAVQEKLAQDDAEIEAFERKLGIKKGRKSLPQSFKEDGLGDLMGDLSGEEASSDNDNENTKRKSEYDDWLASKRRKTTETQIRSKSRKEDGSDLGEGSAEEDDDLDSVDENEDDVSDFNDKSFDGFDDDGDDGAASSKPAEPRQRENPYVAPTAGVPVAKYVPPSLRKTAGSEAERISRLRKQVQGLINRLTDANILSIVKSIEELYQNNARGDVSDAITDAIMAQICKPETLPDQFFVLTGGFAAATYRLVGSSFGSVLVRRIVENFGSHYEQASKELNAESAIQKEASNILTLLTQLYVFEVVTCKIIFDYMERLLSDLNEINVELLLRICRMAGRILKQDDERTLKHVSGVLNQSVSKVGFNNVSARTKFMVETITDLTKGKRKARGLDFTVVSEHVQRMKKRLVELKSQARRLNGLSPLAVGLIDIEEAETRGQWWLPSASVPNTLMDKSKKGRASDTEISDHEDMDIVLPDYPKKARAQGLNGTAQIAIFTALMTASNFEHAYRQFINLKLKKDDQLALATVLVQCAGSEMQYNPYYALVGGKACLLNSRIRFAIQDRLWKIFRSLGESMFGEAPEEDETADAERMKDERRITNVAKFYAALVADSTLTIAILKPLELPEANHWASMFVQLFIIALLKECRTKNKSSEENIRLEKIFGPARELPGLAAGIHWMLRKKIRKTKLISAKELKKLEGVCEKAQILVRPAAIEI; this comes from the coding sequence ATGACATCCGCTCCAGAGCTTCAGCAGAAGCTTTTCAAGCGGATGGGATTGGATGTTCCAGAATACAAACCTTCAAAAAACGGGCGACCTAAGCCCGGTCAACTCACACGAAAAGAGCAGCGAAAGGCACAGCGAGTGCAGAAGAAGTCTCATACATACGCAAGGTCAGCCCACGAGCGATCACAGCCAACAAACCATGCCCAAAGGAAATTGAGTGGCCCGCAAAGAAACCCGCCAGTTAAGAAGCCTCAGCCAAGGCCTTCTAAGAAAATCagcgaagatgaagaggacgaggacgatcACACTGGAGGCATGTCCttagatgatgatgatgatgatgatgatgatgatctgAATGACCTCATGGATGAGAATgaggacgaagacgaagacgaaggcGATATAGAAATGGCATCACCACCTACAAGCACCAACAAGGGCGTTTCAAAGGCTGTACAGGAAAAACTCGCCCAAGATGATGCCGAGATCGAGGCTTTTGAGCGGAAACTAGGCATCAAGAAGGGGCGGAAATCACTGCCCCAATCTTTCAAGGAGGACGGCTTGGGCGACCTTATGGGCGACCTTAGTGGTGAAGAGGCGTCGAGTGACAACGACAACGAGAATACCAAGAGAAAGAGCGAATATGATGACTGGCTGGCATCGAAACGAAGGAAGACAACTGAAACTCAAATCCGGTCCAAGAGCCGTAAGGAGGACGGCTCGGACCTGGGTGAAGGGTCCGcagaggaagatgacgatCTGGACTCAGTGGATGAGAATGAGGATGATGTTAGCGACTTCAATGACAAATCATTCGATGGTTTTGACGACGACGGCGACGATGGTGCTGCAAGCAGCAAGCCCGCCGAACCACGGCAAAGAGAAAATCCTTATGTGGCGCCTACTGCTGGAGTTCCGGTTGCGAAATATGTTCCCCCCTCGTTACGAAAGACTGCAGGCTCAGAAGCGGAACGCATAAGTCGACTACGGAAACAAGTACAGGGTTTAATCAATCGTCTCACAGATGCAAATATCCTGTCTATTGTCAAGTCTATCGAAGAACTCTATCAAAACAACGCTCGTGGTGATGTGTCAGACGCCATTACGGACGCGATCATGGCTCAGATTTGCAAGCCTGAAACCTTGCCGGATCAATTCTTTGTACTTACCGGTGGCTTTGCGGCTGCTACATACAGACTAGTTGGATCGAGTTTTGGTTCGGTCCTAGTTCGCCGCATCGTGGAAAACTTTGGAAGTCATTATGAGCAAGCCAGCAAGGAACTCAACGCCGAGTCAGCCATCCAAAAGGAGGCGTCGAATATCCTGACACTGCTCACGCAGCTTTACGTGTTTGAAGTTGTTACCTGCAAAATCATATTCGACTACATGGAAAGGCTTCTGAGCGATCTCAATGAGATCAACGTAGAACTTCTTCTGCGCATTTGCCGTATGGCTGGTCGAATACTGAAACAAGATGACGAGCGAACACTAAAGCACGTTTCGGGCGTACTTAACCAATCTGTTTCAAAGGTGGGGTTTAATAACGTCTCTGCTCGCACGAAATTCATGGTTGAGACGATCACGGATCTTACAAAGGGCAAGCGCAAGGCTCGGGGTCTGGACTTTACAGTTGTCTCAGAGCATGTGCAGCGTATGAAGAAACGACTTGTTGAACTCAAGTCTCAAGCGCGCCGACTCAATGGCCTCTCCCCTTTGGCCGTGGGCTTGATAGATATTGAGGAGGCCGAAACACGGGGCCAGTGGTGGTTACCAAGTGCCAGTGTGCCAAACACCTTGATGGACAAGAGTAAGAAAGGGCGTGCATCCGATACCGAGATAAGCGATCACGAAGACATGGATATCGTGTTACCCGATTACCCTAAAAAGGCTCGAGCCCAAGGTCTGAACGGAACAGCACAGATTGCCATCTTCACAGCCTTGATGACCGCATCAAATTTCGAACACGCCTATAGGCAATTCATCAACCTGAAACTCAAGAAGGATGATCAACTGGCTCTAGCAACTGTGTTAGTTCAGTGTGCAGGTAGCGAAATGCAGTACAATCCCTACTATGCTCTTGTAGGAGGAAAGGCATGCCTGCTTAACAGCAGAATCAGATTCGCCATTCAGGATCGGCTGTGGAAGATTTTCAGGAGTCTTGGAGAATCCATGTTTGGAGAAGCccctgaagaagatgagacAGCCGACGCTGAACGTATGAAAGATGAGAGGCGGATCACCAACGTGGCCAAATTCTATGCGGCCCTTGTTGCTGATAGCACATTAACCATCGCCATCCTCAAACCCCTGGAACTACCCGAGGCAAACCACTGGGCGTCAATGTTTGTGCAATTATTCATCATTGCACTTCTTAAGGAGTGTCGTACCAAGAACAAAAGTTCCGAGGAGAACATTAGGCTGGAGAAGATATTTGGTCCAGCGCGAGAGTTGCCAGGCTTGGCTGCCGGAATCCATTGGATGTTGCGCAAGAAGATCCGGAAGACGAAGTTGATCAGTGCTAAAGAATTAAAGAAGCTGGAGGGCGTTTGCGAGAAGGCGCAGATTCTTGTACGGCCTGCAGCCATAGAGATCTAG
- a CDS encoding hypothetical protein (BUSCO:58286at5125) yields MADSHMSHDEFFAKLGELFSYRKGSDHGSIYLSQKRLVYGQDIPKPSEEEPSPDINPGKPLPLIVKATNGKGKRDRSKKVKLSTVVNPEDLEAFYVRYADVCKAGMTALKPRDRSKKKAKAKKKKATA; encoded by the exons ATGGCGGACTCACATATGAGCCATGACGAG TTCTTCGCCAAGCTGGGTGAGCTCTTCAGTTATCGCAAGGGTAGCGACCATGGCTCCATCTACCTGAGCCAAAAACGAC TTGTCTATGGTCAAGATATTCCCAAGCCCTCAGAAGAAGAACCATCGCCAGATATCAATCCTGGCAAACCTTTACCCCTCATCGTCAAGGCAACAAACGGCAAGGGTAAGAGAGACCGTTCTAAAAAAGTCAAACTGTCTACAGTTGTGAACCCCGAAGATTTGGAGGCATTTTACGTGCGGTATGCCGATGTGTGCAAGGCAGGTATGACAGCCCTGAAGCCAAGAGACaggagcaagaagaaggcgaaagccaagaaaaagaaggctACAGCATGA